A region of Streptomyces sp. NBC_01264 DNA encodes the following proteins:
- a CDS encoding GTPase family protein gives MKRLVHTFRKELKAASGRSDALTPAEQEALLRGYDAALDGERPPRLVLIGESGVGKSTTVNALFNAGQPVGHTRATTDHAYAIQVEEISGRRGLLEVVDMPGIGDDVANYRRYLDLYLRVLPTADAIVWVHPAEDRSVQLVQQALLELLDQGAPDLSERLVLALNKADEVDPHDWNRSANLPSARQLEVLRERAADFTQKIVRVLPGWQGGAVTYSARQHYNLTALFKEMMRAVPQQRRWVLEQRMDLADFTAKVDRKLLKAASARMLAEVRPQAAFEAAQAAQEARAAAVDTGPRHAAVPVPVPVPAPVPAPAARLSEAFAALPEEKWRALCQDRALFLEFTRRVELESGR, from the coding sequence GTGAAGAGGCTCGTCCACACCTTCCGCAAGGAACTGAAAGCGGCATCGGGCAGGTCCGACGCCCTCACCCCGGCCGAACAGGAGGCGCTGCTGCGGGGGTACGACGCGGCCCTCGACGGGGAGCGCCCGCCCCGCCTGGTCCTCATCGGGGAATCCGGCGTCGGCAAGTCGACCACCGTCAACGCCCTCTTCAACGCGGGCCAGCCGGTCGGACACACCAGGGCGACCACCGACCACGCCTACGCCATCCAGGTCGAGGAGATCAGCGGACGGCGCGGCCTGCTGGAGGTGGTCGACATGCCGGGCATCGGCGACGACGTGGCCAACTACCGCCGGTACCTGGACCTTTATCTACGCGTCCTGCCGACGGCCGACGCGATCGTCTGGGTCCACCCGGCCGAGGACCGCAGCGTCCAACTCGTCCAGCAGGCGCTCCTGGAACTCCTCGACCAGGGCGCACCGGACCTGTCCGAGCGGCTCGTACTGGCCCTGAACAAGGCCGACGAGGTCGATCCGCACGACTGGAACCGGAGCGCCAACCTGCCGTCCGCCCGCCAGTTGGAGGTCCTGCGGGAGCGGGCCGCCGACTTCACCCAGAAGATCGTCCGGGTCCTGCCCGGCTGGCAGGGCGGCGCGGTGACCTACTCGGCACGCCAGCACTACAACCTGACGGCGCTGTTCAAGGAGATGATGCGGGCGGTCCCGCAGCAGCGGCGCTGGGTGCTGGAGCAGCGGATGGACCTGGCGGACTTCACGGCCAAGGTGGACCGGAAGCTGTTGAAGGCCGCCTCGGCCCGCATGCTCGCCGAAGTCCGGCCCCAGGCCGCATTCGAGGCGGCGCAGGCCGCGCAGGAGGCTCGGGCCGCCGCGGTCGACACCGGGCCCCGCCATGCTGCCGTACCCGTACCCGTACCCGTACCCGCACCCGTACCCGCACCCGCCGCCCGCCTCTCCGAGGCGTTCGCGGCGCTGCCGGAGGAGAAGTGGCGCGCGCTCTGCCAGGACCGGGCCCTGTTCCTGGAGTTCACGCGGCGCGTGGAGCTGGAGAGCGGCCGATGA